One Candidatus Cardinium hertigii DNA window includes the following coding sequences:
- a CDS encoding diaminopimelate epimerase, translating to MQLPFAKYQAIGNDFILINNFDNLFRYTPTLVQQLCHRQFGIGADGIVTIEKKEGYDFSILHYNADGSRGGGFCGNGTRCALHYAIHLGLVQQEAFFVAFDGIHTGYLRNDLIHLKLKDIDHAIQPLYTGYFINNGTNHYVEIVSNVAQVNMMTMGLAKRKMVPFEKEGVNLSFVQLMHDSIFVRTCECGLEYEPLSCGTGAVASALIASSYYGLKSPVKVVTKGGDCSVTFTSLPDGKFKDIYLNGPVYQVFQGIIRLD from the coding sequence ATGCAGCTTCCTTTTGCTAAATACCAAGCTATCGGTAATGACTTTATTCTAATTAATAATTTTGATAATCTCTTTAGGTATACGCCTACCCTGGTTCAGCAGCTGTGCCACCGGCAATTTGGTATTGGTGCAGATGGTATTGTTACCATTGAAAAAAAGGAAGGGTACGATTTTTCTATACTGCATTACAATGCAGATGGCAGTCGGGGCGGAGGGTTCTGCGGCAATGGGACCAGATGTGCCTTGCATTATGCCATACATTTGGGGCTCGTGCAGCAAGAAGCTTTTTTTGTAGCTTTTGATGGAATCCATACCGGGTATTTACGTAATGACCTGATCCATTTAAAGTTAAAAGATATCGATCATGCTATTCAACCATTGTATACAGGTTATTTCATTAATAATGGTACCAATCACTATGTAGAGATCGTAAGCAATGTAGCGCAAGTAAATATGATGACAATGGGTTTGGCTAAACGTAAAATGGTACCCTTTGAAAAGGAAGGCGTGAATCTTAGTTTCGTCCAATTAATGCATGATAGTATCTTCGTGCGTACTTGCGAATGTGGTCTAGAATATGAACCTTTATCTTGTGGTACCGGTGCAGTGGCTAGCGCATTGATAGCAAGCAGTTACTATGGCCTGAAAAGCCCTGTGAAAGTGGTAACAAAGGGAGGTGATTGCTCGGTAACTTTTACATCACTGCCAGACGGAAAATTTAAGGATATTTATCTTAATGGACCTGTTTATCAGGTATTTCAGGGAATAATTCGATTAGATTAA
- a CDS encoding DUF167 domain-containing protein produces MNKAHHLSVYAKPNSRYNKIEQWISVKNKYWLQVRVTAKAQSGAANHAIICLLAQTLGIAKSHICLLHGATARYKIFKITGWSDSVAEKLPPPAPQLILTLS; encoded by the coding sequence ATGAATAAAGCGCATCATTTGTCTGTTTATGCGAAACCGAATAGCCGCTATAATAAAATAGAACAGTGGATATCAGTAAAAAATAAATATTGGTTACAAGTTCGCGTTACAGCTAAGGCCCAATCAGGAGCGGCTAACCATGCCATTATATGCTTATTGGCTCAGACATTGGGCATTGCTAAAAGTCATATTTGCCTTCTACACGGCGCTACAGCACGGTACAAAATTTTTAAAATAACAGGATGGTCTGATTCCGTAGCAGAGAAACTACCCCCACCCGCTCCCCAACTTATCCTTACCCTGTCTTAA
- a CDS encoding alpha/beta hydrolase — protein sequence MDPSQAQPIGERTIAATLANPTLLRKSTQATFGMVLLHGLSMDRKEMQMLANELSEKYKDNLLIINSSVREQGISEDYSIDQQVEMVYQEIQTTLRTYHKDSQSFPLFILGQSQGGIIATLIAKRYKHTLHLLGFITHNAPLQGAAILTRGPLAIQHFKNKAKNGLNIIGTKVNWSLFALAALAKTADCIYPLLQGMGYKKFAGIKDTLPNRPCTSAVYHYLRNSQPSDRVPGLLIAGYQNDYGRLFRHTITAYKEAHQALNINEKVDQAIQALNEATALLVTGETDGLHDHLIPLQSQLCRGDSLEDLTHIGNTPYAIGMPGNPAIQCFVIRDITHCNDIFPISRREIEAEEYMMHPHRMLPLLFQFIEEKLAACQP from the coding sequence ATGGATCCATCCCAAGCACAACCTATTGGAGAGAGAACCATAGCTGCTACCCTAGCCAATCCTACACTCCTACGCAAAAGCACACAAGCAACTTTTGGCATGGTACTGCTCCATGGCTTAAGCATGGATAGAAAAGAGATGCAAATGCTAGCCAATGAACTCTCAGAAAAGTATAAAGATAACCTATTGATCATAAACTCATCCGTTAGAGAGCAGGGTATATCTGAAGACTATAGCATAGATCAACAAGTAGAAATGGTCTACCAAGAAATACAAACTACCCTAAGGACATACCATAAAGACAGCCAATCCTTTCCTTTATTTATTTTAGGACAGAGCCAAGGTGGTATAATCGCTACGCTTATAGCAAAACGGTATAAGCATACTTTACATCTACTTGGATTTATTACCCATAACGCACCATTACAAGGTGCCGCTATACTGACACGTGGGCCGCTTGCCATACAGCACTTCAAAAACAAGGCAAAGAATGGTTTAAATATTATTGGAACTAAAGTAAATTGGAGTCTTTTTGCCCTAGCAGCACTAGCGAAAACAGCCGATTGCATCTATCCGCTGCTCCAGGGTATGGGTTATAAGAAATTCGCTGGTATAAAGGATACATTGCCTAACAGACCTTGTACATCAGCCGTATACCACTATCTGCGCAATAGCCAGCCCTCAGATAGAGTCCCTGGTTTATTGATTGCAGGTTACCAAAATGATTATGGGAGGCTTTTTCGCCACACCATAACAGCTTACAAAGAAGCGCATCAAGCCCTGAACATAAATGAAAAAGTGGACCAAGCTATACAAGCATTGAACGAGGCTACTGCTCTCCTAGTAACGGGAGAAACAGATGGACTACATGATCACTTAATTCCACTCCAATCACAACTTTGCAGAGGGGATAGCCTAGAGGATCTTACCCACATTGGCAATACCCCTTATGCCATAGGGATGCCTGGTAACCCAGCTATTCAATGTTTTGTTATAAGGGATATAACCCATTGTAACGATATATTCCCTATCTCTAGAAGAGAAATAGAAGCCGAAGAATATATGATGCATCCCCACCGCATGCTCCCACTCCTATTCCAATTCATAGAAGAAAAATTAGCCGCATGCCAACCATAG
- a CDS encoding PD-(D/E)XK nuclease family protein: protein MQTITYTPFLRQVVAYLNSQTAVMVEQCFIVFPTALSIDYFQSLWYDRNPSSLPTCLTLDQLIQNHSGLSEAPTITLLHELYLSASQLFPKPCSFEQFYPFGKILLQDFNDLDQYRIPATDCLLQLNQQKQSALLLNLGAPQHAFESKSKWETLFQQQEPLLPWEQLPLLYQIFTEKLFQKGKGYKGLCYKIASDKPVREPFASELIFAGFNLLTPAEEAFIAQIQAKIPLRFYWDSDPHYMDNPLNVAGNYLRQHQQKPYFQNHFPKVSSSYFHDKNKAILVTEVDATLIQIQSIVERLQAVTAEGKAVFPLPQTAIVLSGNQLLVPLLDRLAALAIPLHGRLAYPLNATLIYTAVVSLTEYWMESSNTAAPISHNLKRGLRLLQPFVEDHMQTKMKSLVKALPEYITHAALCREYVGPLKQWLSAANKGLLDFLKTILRLIATHFVPKQDLFLDINKTALQHILDEIAAFYSLAEANNLAAVFLNFLKESSLSFHQYNPLTGLYIIEVTESHNLDFEQLFFIDMAEGSFPTASQSHSLLPYNLRQHVGLPLRERVMESITAYGFYRLLQRSQHNYCSYTKQDHGKQPAEISRLLLQLSFDSKLNITQRLRSSCYAPLPIAPISMEKDAAIMQLLAQFVVKGHTSSASLTASALIAYLSCPLQFYFRYLLQIKPMPQEKEAAVTVGQLLHKVMAQLYRPFVDKQLTKETLHHIASKIKQETALACSSLTGQTAAELTVYTALLEKMLERLLTLDETMTPFTLLGVEIKKKQNIFLHKEQKIALSGVVDRIDHTTHGIRIVDYKTGIANDRIPSIAALFNRATVKNNSAIFQLFLYAWLVLTEGSETEQQIVIPYLISIRSLFLDGYVPAVSIQSNETKAYERIEDVRPFIQVFEKDLRSLLVELFNPTVPFTQTEDRELCSYCSYAAICRRN from the coding sequence GTGCAGACCATTACCTATACTCCTTTCCTAAGGCAAGTAGTAGCCTATTTAAATAGCCAAACAGCTGTTATGGTAGAACAATGTTTCATTGTTTTTCCTACAGCATTGTCTATTGATTATTTTCAATCTTTATGGTATGATAGGAATCCCTCCTCCCTGCCTACCTGCCTAACCCTGGATCAGCTAATCCAAAATCATAGTGGCCTGTCAGAAGCGCCTACCATAACTTTATTGCATGAATTGTATTTATCAGCCAGCCAATTATTTCCTAAACCATGCTCTTTTGAACAATTCTATCCCTTTGGAAAAATCCTCTTGCAAGATTTTAATGATTTGGATCAGTACCGCATCCCTGCTACGGATTGCTTGTTACAATTAAACCAACAAAAACAATCTGCCTTGCTTTTAAACCTTGGAGCGCCACAACATGCCTTCGAATCTAAATCAAAATGGGAAACCTTGTTTCAACAGCAAGAACCGCTTCTCCCCTGGGAACAATTACCGCTGCTTTATCAAATCTTTACAGAAAAACTGTTTCAAAAGGGAAAGGGATATAAGGGACTGTGCTACAAAATAGCATCCGATAAACCTGTAAGGGAGCCTTTTGCAAGCGAACTAATTTTTGCTGGATTTAATCTCTTAACGCCAGCTGAGGAAGCTTTTATTGCACAAATACAGGCTAAAATACCTTTGCGTTTTTATTGGGATAGCGATCCTCATTATATGGATAACCCGCTTAATGTAGCAGGAAACTACTTGCGTCAACACCAACAGAAGCCTTACTTTCAAAATCATTTTCCTAAGGTGTCTTCTAGCTATTTCCATGATAAAAATAAAGCAATCCTGGTTACAGAAGTGGATGCTACCCTAATACAGATTCAATCCATTGTAGAGCGTTTACAAGCGGTGACTGCTGAGGGAAAAGCGGTATTTCCCCTACCTCAAACAGCTATCGTGCTCAGTGGAAATCAATTACTGGTTCCTTTATTGGACAGACTAGCTGCATTAGCTATACCGCTGCATGGTAGGTTAGCCTATCCGCTTAATGCCACGCTAATCTATACCGCAGTGGTAAGCTTAACGGAATATTGGATGGAAAGTAGCAATACAGCTGCTCCGATCAGCCATAACCTAAAAAGGGGTTTGCGCTTACTACAGCCTTTTGTGGAAGATCATATGCAAACGAAAATGAAAAGCCTGGTAAAAGCATTACCCGAATATATTACCCACGCTGCCTTGTGTAGGGAATATGTAGGGCCACTCAAACAATGGTTGTCTGCAGCTAATAAGGGACTGCTGGATTTCCTGAAAACCATACTAAGGCTTATAGCAACTCATTTTGTTCCCAAACAGGATTTATTCCTGGATATAAATAAAACTGCTTTACAGCATATATTGGATGAAATAGCTGCTTTTTATAGCTTAGCTGAGGCAAATAACTTGGCCGCTGTTTTTCTAAATTTCTTAAAAGAAAGTAGCCTATCTTTCCATCAATACAATCCTTTAACAGGTCTCTATATTATAGAGGTTACGGAATCCCACAATTTGGATTTTGAGCAGCTCTTTTTTATAGATATGGCAGAAGGATCTTTCCCTACCGCAAGCCAGAGCCATTCTTTGCTCCCTTATAACCTACGTCAGCATGTTGGGCTACCTTTAAGAGAGCGGGTCATGGAAAGTATAACGGCTTATGGTTTTTACAGGTTACTACAACGTTCCCAACATAATTATTGTAGCTATACGAAACAAGACCATGGCAAGCAGCCAGCTGAAATAAGTCGCTTGCTGCTGCAATTATCTTTTGACAGTAAATTAAACATTACACAACGATTACGTTCCAGTTGCTATGCGCCGCTACCCATTGCGCCCATCTCTATGGAAAAAGATGCTGCTATAATGCAACTGCTTGCTCAATTTGTGGTAAAAGGCCATACAAGTAGCGCCAGCCTAACAGCTTCCGCTTTAATAGCTTACCTGAGCTGTCCGCTGCAATTTTACTTTAGGTACTTACTCCAAATAAAACCAATGCCTCAAGAAAAAGAAGCTGCCGTAACAGTAGGGCAGCTTCTACATAAGGTGATGGCACAGCTGTATCGACCTTTTGTAGATAAGCAGCTAACTAAAGAAACACTACATCATATAGCATCAAAAATAAAACAAGAAACAGCGCTGGCTTGCTCCTCCTTAACTGGACAAACAGCTGCTGAATTAACGGTATATACTGCCTTGCTAGAAAAGATGCTGGAACGTCTCTTGACACTGGATGAAACAATGACGCCTTTTACACTGCTTGGTGTGGAAATAAAGAAAAAGCAAAACATCTTTTTACATAAGGAACAGAAGATAGCCTTAAGTGGTGTGGTAGACCGAATAGATCATACAACTCATGGCATACGTATTGTAGACTATAAAACTGGTATAGCTAACGATAGGATTCCTTCTATAGCTGCACTGTTTAATCGTGCAACAGTTAAAAATAACTCTGCTATTTTTCAGTTATTCCTATATGCTTGGCTTGTGCTAACTGAAGGAAGTGAAACGGAACAACAGATTGTTATACCTTATTTGATTTCTATTCGGTCGCTGTTTTTAGATGGCTATGTGCCAGCTGTTTCTATACAATCGAATGAGACGAAAGCTTACGAACGGATCGAGGATGTGCGCCCTTTTATACAGGTATTTGAAAAAGACCTAAGGTCATTACTTGTGGAGCTATTCAATCCAACTGTTCCTTTTACGCAAACAGAAGATAGGGAACTATGCTCCTATTGCTCCTACGCGGCTATCTGTAGGCGAAATTAA
- the hslU gene encoding ATP-dependent protease ATPase subunit HslU — MVIPTGKQTLTPKEIVQELDKYIIGQSEAKCNVAVALRNRWRRMQVTQQLKEDIMPHNILMIGPTGVGKTEIARRLAKIAHVPFIKVEASKFTEVGYVGRDVESMVRDLVERAIAMVKAEKTEALQVTIQQQIEELLLDIVCPSTKAKEGTDTKSDRPQNIDVVRAHFREQLSSGLLEQQQIEIQVSNNPTYQGNLTGIGMGPSTDEGIIMNFQDMLSSFLSKQTKKRKVTIAEARNLLLAEELAKQIDMHIVKEEAIERASNTGIIFIDEIDKIAHTTQTHGSGVSREGVQRDLLPIVEGSAIHTKYGIVHTDHILFIGAGAFHMAKPSDLIPELQGRFPIRVTLENLSQTHFYQILDEPKSALPMQYQALLAVEGITLHFDLEAKKEIAAMAYRLNEAIENIGARRLQTVMSHLLNPILFDVPDCIVPPMELTITKEMVQKSLASLLQHKDLNQYIL; from the coding sequence ATGGTTATACCAACGGGCAAGCAAACGCTTACACCCAAAGAAATTGTACAAGAACTGGATAAATACATTATAGGGCAATCGGAAGCAAAATGCAACGTTGCTGTTGCCTTACGCAACAGATGGCGCAGAATGCAAGTCACGCAACAGTTAAAGGAAGACATTATGCCCCATAACATTTTAATGATTGGGCCAACTGGGGTAGGAAAAACTGAAATAGCCAGGCGTTTAGCTAAAATTGCGCATGTTCCTTTTATAAAAGTAGAGGCTTCAAAATTTACAGAGGTAGGCTATGTGGGCCGTGACGTAGAAAGCATGGTAAGGGATTTAGTAGAGCGTGCCATAGCTATGGTAAAAGCAGAAAAAACGGAAGCACTACAAGTTACCATTCAACAGCAAATAGAAGAGCTTCTTTTAGATATCGTTTGTCCTTCTACCAAAGCAAAGGAAGGGACAGATACCAAATCAGATCGCCCGCAAAATATAGATGTTGTCCGGGCACATTTCCGTGAGCAATTAAGCAGTGGGTTACTGGAGCAGCAGCAAATAGAAATTCAAGTCAGCAACAATCCTACCTACCAGGGCAACCTAACGGGTATAGGGATGGGGCCTTCGACAGATGAAGGCATAATCATGAACTTTCAAGATATGCTCAGTAGCTTTTTATCTAAACAAACCAAAAAAAGAAAAGTTACCATTGCAGAGGCAAGAAACCTATTGCTAGCGGAAGAGCTTGCTAAGCAGATTGATATGCATATAGTTAAAGAGGAGGCAATAGAAAGAGCCAGCAATACGGGTATTATTTTTATAGATGAAATAGACAAAATTGCCCATACTACCCAAACGCATGGATCAGGTGTAAGCAGAGAAGGTGTACAACGTGATTTGCTTCCTATTGTAGAGGGGAGTGCCATACACACCAAATATGGGATTGTCCATACGGATCATATTCTTTTTATTGGTGCAGGTGCTTTTCATATGGCTAAGCCATCTGATCTTATTCCAGAATTACAAGGAAGATTCCCTATTCGTGTGACATTGGAGAATCTTTCTCAAACGCATTTTTATCAAATTCTAGATGAACCTAAGAGTGCTTTACCCATGCAATACCAAGCATTATTAGCGGTGGAAGGTATAACGCTACATTTTGATTTAGAAGCAAAAAAAGAAATTGCAGCTATGGCTTACCGCTTAAATGAAGCAATAGAAAACATCGGTGCAAGACGTTTGCAAACCGTTATGAGTCACCTATTGAATCCCATACTTTTTGATGTTCCAGATTGTATTGTACCTCCTATGGAACTCACCATTACGAAAGAAATGGTCCAAAAATCCTTGGCTAGTTTACTACAACACAAAGATCTCAATCAATACATTTTATAG
- a CDS encoding ABC transporter ATP-binding protein: MQPITKNLQKFLLYFVGQYRWRFTAMAVSYTAYYVLDNLMLPFAFNKLFIDRLYTLDNNRTAAWLQLGWPLFVLLAVIFFIDILSRFSDYLKVRTIPTFEARVRMWIVSYVQNHSYQLFTENFSGDLVRRIDNLTDGVSQLVMRIIDSFLPTFCTMLLGVLSFTLVQPVFGIMLMVWLLLYTLIYYLFAKKFTRYAMVHAEKVSLLSGSIMDGFTNVLSMKLFAFNQKDAAHLSVPQEAEQKAHEHVLRMIMYLHCIIGVLSIAFMGIGLIGQMVYYWQLGKLDIPTIVYIATTGTNLCNLVWDLLADFPAFFEEIGYCSQALQLLQQKHAIVDLPAATTLQCPSAPAIAFNQISFSYSSTAPLFEQQDLYIAAGEKVGLVGLSGSGKSTFAYLLLRFYDLQGGNITINGQDIATVTQSSLRAAISLVPQDTILFHTTVLENIRYGHQGATEAEVIAAAQSVGCHDFIMQLPANYQTLVGERGAKLSGGQRQRIAIVRAVLKNAPILILDESTSALDALTENAIQESLRIAMTGRTTLVIAHRISALSAMDRIVVLEHGKIIAEGSHDLLLRTNAYYAAMCQLQPTII, translated from the coding sequence ATGCAGCCCATTACTAAAAATTTACAAAAATTCCTCTTATATTTTGTTGGGCAATATAGATGGCGTTTTACTGCCATGGCTGTTTCCTATACTGCTTATTATGTTTTGGACAACTTAATGTTGCCTTTTGCTTTTAATAAGCTATTCATTGATCGCCTCTACACCCTAGACAATAACCGTACAGCTGCCTGGCTACAGTTGGGTTGGCCACTGTTCGTGCTATTAGCTGTAATTTTTTTCATAGATATTTTATCCCGCTTTTCTGATTATTTAAAGGTCAGAACCATTCCTACATTCGAGGCTCGCGTACGTATGTGGATAGTAAGCTATGTACAAAACCATTCCTATCAGTTGTTTACAGAGAATTTTTCTGGTGATTTAGTAAGACGGATAGATAATCTCACAGATGGTGTTAGCCAACTAGTGATGCGAATTATTGATTCCTTTTTACCTACTTTCTGTACCATGCTACTAGGCGTCCTTTCGTTTACCCTTGTACAGCCTGTTTTCGGTATCATGCTAATGGTTTGGTTGCTACTCTATACCCTTATCTACTATTTGTTTGCTAAAAAATTTACACGTTACGCCATGGTACATGCGGAAAAAGTAAGCCTTCTTTCTGGTAGCATAATGGATGGGTTTACCAATGTACTTAGCATGAAGTTATTTGCATTTAATCAGAAAGATGCAGCCCATTTAAGCGTACCACAAGAAGCCGAACAAAAAGCACATGAGCATGTTTTACGGATGATTATGTATTTACATTGTATTATTGGGGTACTATCCATTGCCTTTATGGGCATAGGGCTTATAGGACAGATGGTTTACTATTGGCAGTTGGGTAAATTAGACATCCCTACTATTGTTTATATTGCTACCACAGGAACCAATCTTTGTAATTTAGTTTGGGATTTATTAGCGGATTTTCCAGCTTTTTTTGAAGAGATAGGCTATTGCAGTCAGGCGTTGCAATTACTACAGCAGAAGCATGCTATTGTAGATCTTCCTGCTGCTACTACGTTGCAATGCCCTTCTGCTCCTGCGATTGCATTTAATCAGATTTCCTTTTCCTATTCGAGTACTGCTCCTTTATTTGAGCAACAAGATCTTTACATAGCAGCTGGGGAAAAAGTAGGCTTAGTAGGTTTATCTGGGAGTGGTAAATCTACCTTTGCCTATTTATTACTTAGGTTTTATGATTTACAGGGAGGGAACATTACCATTAATGGTCAGGATATTGCTACGGTTACCCAATCGTCATTGCGTGCTGCTATTTCGCTTGTGCCGCAGGATACCATTTTATTTCATACCACTGTGCTAGAGAATATCCGTTATGGGCATCAAGGGGCAACCGAGGCAGAAGTTATAGCAGCGGCCCAAAGCGTAGGATGTCATGATTTTATTATGCAGCTGCCCGCCAACTATCAGACATTAGTAGGGGAGCGGGGTGCGAAGCTATCCGGTGGCCAACGGCAGCGCATAGCCATTGTGCGGGCCGTTTTAAAAAATGCCCCCATTCTTATACTAGATGAATCGACATCAGCTTTGGATGCCCTTACTGAAAATGCTATTCAAGAAAGCTTACGTATTGCTATGACTGGAAGGACTACCCTTGTAATTGCCCATAGGATATCTGCCCTGTCCGCTATGGATCGCATTGTAGTGCTAGAGCATGGTAAAATCATAGCTGAAGGATCGCATGATTTATTACTTAGGACAAATGCCTACTATGCCGCTATGTGCCAGCTCCAACCGACCATTATCTGA
- a CDS encoding thioredoxin family protein encodes MENAVVEFSGYKLREAINQHELVFVDFWAPWCGPCLRLGPIIEELAFFYAGRILIGKLNIEDDAEMVTKYAIRTIPTMLIIRKGIEVERMVGSLPLETIQKILNNYLIKQVDIIEG; translated from the coding sequence ATGGAAAATGCCGTTGTAGAATTTTCAGGTTATAAGTTGAGGGAGGCTATCAACCAGCATGAGCTGGTTTTTGTTGATTTTTGGGCTCCTTGGTGTGGTCCATGTCTAAGATTAGGCCCTATTATAGAGGAGTTGGCTTTTTTTTATGCAGGCAGGATCCTTATAGGGAAGCTTAATATAGAGGATGACGCTGAAATGGTAACGAAATATGCTATTAGGACCATTCCTACTATGTTGATTATCCGTAAAGGAATTGAGGTTGAGCGGATGGTGGGTAGTTTACCCCTCGAAACCATCCAAAAAATCCTGAATAACTATTTGATTAAGCAAGTAGATATTATTGAAGGGTAG